GCCCTCCTCGACGTAGCTGAGCAGTTCGTTCGTCGTCTCCGCCTGCAGCTCCCCGAGTTCGGTCGCGAGCGGTCGGACGTCCTCCTCGCTGAAGTGCCCGGGGAGGACGACCGTCCCGTCGTCGAGGTCGGTCAGCTCGTCGAGGCTGTCGAACAGCCGCTCGGCGGCCTCGCGGACGGCGTCCTCGGAGCTGTCCTCGAGGTCGGGCCGACCGACGCTTCGGAGGAACAGCGTGTCGCCGGAGAGGAGCGCGTCGCCGTACTCGAACGAGACGCTGCCGGGGGTGTGACCGGGCGTGTGGCGGACCGCGAGCTCGCGGTCGCCGACCGGGAGCACGTCGCCGTCGGCGAGCTCGGTCACGCGGTCGAGTTCCCCGGCGTCCGCCCCGTGGATGTAGTAGGGAACGTCGAGTTCCCCCGCGAGGCGCCGCGCTCCGGAGACGTGGTCCGCGTGGGCGTGCGTGTCGGCGACGCCGACGACCTCGAGGTCGCGCTCCTCGGCGGCGTTGAGGTACTCGTCGACGTACTGCGTCGGGTCGACGACGACCGCCTCGTCGCCGTCGTGGACCAGGTAGGAGACGCACCCGGTCCCAGGGCGAACGACCTGAACGACGCCGTCGACGCCGTCGACGTCGTACTGACGGTGGACGCGCCCCCAGCCGTTCATCCCGTCGTCGACGGACGTCGCGTCGTAGCCGTGCTCACGGAGGAACTCGGCCGCGCGTGCGGACGTGACGCCGGCGACACAGACGACCACGATCTCCTCGTCCGCCGGGAGTTCGTCGAGGTGCGTCTCCAGCGTGGAGTAATCGTAGTCGAGGAGTTCGTCGTAGATGGGGAGGTTCGTGCTGCCGGGAATCCGCCACTCTTCGAAGTCATCCTCCGGTCTGACGTCGAGCACGAACGGCCCGTCCTCGTCGTCCTGTACCCGTCGTGCGACCGTCGTCGGCTCGCATGTAGTAGTGCTCATAACAACCACAACTATACACTACAGCTACTTAAATCAGTTGGCTTCGCGGGCGTGTCGACAAGACGTGGTGCACCGACCGCAGTGGTCCCCTCGTTCCGTCGAGCGAAGGCGGTGCGGTGCTCGGAGGAGGGGTTTTCCAGATTCGTTCACCCTCGCTACCCCCATCACGTCGCGGGTTCCAGTCCCGACGGGGCGACCGACGAAACCGGCGTCGACGGTCGGTGTGAGTAGCCTCCCGGCACGAACCGCCCCGTTGTCGTCGCTCCCCGTCGGCCGTTCGCGCGTTCGACTCCGAACGGCGTCGTCACTGAGTCCACACCTAATGATTCAGCAGTTATGCAATATTAATCGCGAGGAGCGTCCGCGTCCGACCGTCGCGAGAGGCGTGCGTCAGTCGGTGGAGACGGTGTCCACCGTGTCGGTCTCGTCCGTCCCGGAGGAGCGGGCGAACCCCTGGACGTAGGCGCCGAGGAACATCCCGGCGATGGCCCAGAGGATAGTGAGGTTCCCGATACCGACGCTCGCGTACGCGGCGCCCGGACAGATACCCGAGAGCCCCCAGCCGACGCCGAAGACGACCCCGCCGATGGGGACGTTCCGGTCCATCGTCTTCAGGCGGCGGGTGTAGCCGCGGCCGGTGAGCGGCGCGCGGTCGAGGAACCGCGTCGCGCCGAAGAACGTGAGGGCCGAGACGACGGCGGCACCGCCCATCACGAACAGCAGACCGAGGTCCTCGAACTGGAGGAAGTCCAGAACGATTTCGGGTTTCGCCATCCCGCTGAGGGCGAGGCCGAAGCCGAAGACCAGGCCGCCCAGGAGGACCACGAGGGTGAACGCGAGACCGCGCCCGTCGTCGTCGGCGCTCACGGCGTCACCCCCAGCGCGGCGACGACCTGCGCCGTCCCGATGGCGACGGCCATGAACGTCGCGACGTTGACCAGTGAGGTCCCGGAGAGCGACCCGACCCCGCAGACGCCGTGGCCGGAGGTACACCCCTTCCCGAGGCGCGTGCCGACGCCGACGAGGACGCCCCCGACGAACAGCCGCCACGGCTGGACCTCAGTCGTCCAGCCGAACTCGCCGAACGCGAGGGCGTACACCGCGGCGCCGCCGACGATGCCGGCGGTGAAGACGACGCGCCAGTCGCGCGAGGCGAGGTACTTCGCCCGGTTGAACCGGGGGACGTCCGAGACGTACGACAGCGTGGACTCGAGGAACGTACTCGCGCCCGCGATGATGCCGGTCCCGAGGTAGATGGTCGCGACGCCGAGTCCGATGAGCAGTCCGCCCGCGGCGTACTGGGCGATACCTCGCGGGAACAGCTCCGCCAGCGCGACCAGCGGGAGTGGTGAGAGCGTCATTGGTTCGTGCGGAGCGCCTCCATGGTCAGTCGCTCGTCATCGCGTCGCTGCTCGCGGCGCAGTTGTTCGGGCCCAGTTCGAGTTCGAACGCCTCCTCGTCGGCCGTGTCCCGTCGACCGAGGTTCGTCGCGATGATCTCCTCGTAGTTCGCCGGGCGCGGGGGCATGTCCGAGAGGATGAACTCGACGAACGACTCGCGGTCCATCGACAGCGCGTCCATCCGCTCGACCAGGTCGCCGAGGCGTGCGGTGTGCGTCCCGTCCGCCCGGGCGGTCGCGGCGTCACTGAAGTGTGCGGGCGCGACCAGCACGTCGTCGTCGAGGGACAGCACGGTCGACTGGAGCGTCTCGTGCAGTTCGCCGGCGGCCGCGCGGGCCGCCTCTTCGTCGGCGCCCTCGAGGTCGGGACGGGCGACGCTCTCGGTGAACAGTCCGTCGCCGGTGAGGAGCACCGAGCCGTCGACGAGGTAGGAGGTCATCCCGGAGGTGTGACCGGGCGTGTGGAGCACGTCGACCTCGACGTCACCGATCGAGAGCACGTCGCCGTCGGCGACGGTCTCGTAATCGACGTCGTACTCGACGCCGCGCTCGACCGCCGGTTCGGGGAGGACGACGCGAGCGCCCGTCTCGGCGGCGAGTTCGCGGGCGCCGCTCACGTGGTCGGCGTGGACGTGCGTGTCGAGCGCGTAGGTGACCTCGGCGCCCATCGCACGGGCGTCCTGAACGTACTCGTGGACGAACGCCCGGAGGGGGTCGACGACGGCGGCCTCGCCGTCGCTGACGACCATGTAGGCCAGGCAGCCACTGGAGGGTCGCTGGTACTGCGCGACCGTCGCGTCCGTGTCGACGGCCAGTTCGTGGTACTCGTAGAGACGCGCCCAGCCCTGCATCCCGCGTTCGAGGTTCACGGCGTCGCGGCCCGCGTCGACCAGTTGCCCGGCGACGTACTCGCTCGACCCGCCCTTCGCGCAGACGACGACCGTCGGGTCGCCCGCGGGGATACGGTCGAGGTGGTCGTCGACCCCCTCGAGCAGTTCGAAGTAGGAGACGTTGACGACCTCCACCGAGTCGCCGTCGATGTGCCACTCCTCGAACTCGCTCGTCGCACGCACGTCGAGGAGCGTTACGGGCTCGCCGTCGTCGATGCGCCGCTTGAGCGTCTCGGGGGCGACCGATGCCACGTCCGCGTCCGGGTCGGGAAACGTATCGTCCATCTGTACCCCCTGCTACTGGCCGCTCGTACATAAGGGTTCGGAGAGTAATTCCACTATAGTACAATACTATTTCTCCCTCCGTGGCCAGAAACGCGTCTACGAGGCGCTACACGCCGTCCATAGCCAGCACACTCTGAGCTACTCGTGCTTAGTTTTCCCACGGACCGACAAGCTTTTTACCGACACACGAGTATGGTGCTGTAAGCCCAATACGGAACAGGCGAATCCACTATGAGTACGGAATACACAGTCACCGAGACGCTCGACGTGAAAGGCGAATCGTGCCCGATGCCGGTCGTGAAGACCAAGGGAGCTATCGACGACCTGAGTGAGGGCGACGTACTGGAGGTGCTCGCCACCGACTCCGGCAGCGTGAGCGACATCGCTGGCTGGGCGGAGGCCACCGACAGCGTCGAACTCCTCGGTCAGGAGGAGGACGCCGACGTGTTCAAACACTACGTGCGCAGGACGGCGTGACCATGAGCACGGACACGTCCGAACGTT
The nucleotide sequence above comes from Halomarina ordinaria. Encoded proteins:
- a CDS encoding MBL fold metallo-hydrolase is translated as MSTTTCEPTTVARRVQDDEDGPFVLDVRPEDDFEEWRIPGSTNLPIYDELLDYDYSTLETHLDELPADEEIVVVCVAGVTSARAAEFLREHGYDATSVDDGMNGWGRVHRQYDVDGVDGVVQVVRPGTGCVSYLVHDGDEAVVVDPTQYVDEYLNAAEERDLEVVGVADTHAHADHVSGARRLAGELDVPYYIHGADAGELDRVTELADGDVLPVGDRELAVRHTPGHTPGSVSFEYGDALLSGDTLFLRSVGRPDLEDSSEDAVREAAERLFDSLDELTDLDDGTVVLPGHFSEEDVRPLATELGELQAETTNELLSYVEEGDREAFVETIVESLADEPANYNEIKRINWGTEQPGDDVEELELGPNNCAAN
- a CDS encoding DUF6691 family protein — its product is MSADDDGRGLAFTLVVLLGGLVFGFGLALSGMAKPEIVLDFLQFEDLGLLFVMGGAAVVSALTFFGATRFLDRAPLTGRGYTRRLKTMDRNVPIGGVVFGVGWGLSGICPGAAYASVGIGNLTILWAIAGMFLGAYVQGFARSSGTDETDTVDTVSTD
- a CDS encoding YeeE/YedE family protein, which translates into the protein MTLSPLPLVALAELFPRGIAQYAAGGLLIGLGVATIYLGTGIIAGASTFLESTLSYVSDVPRFNRAKYLASRDWRVVFTAGIVGGAAVYALAFGEFGWTTEVQPWRLFVGGVLVGVGTRLGKGCTSGHGVCGVGSLSGTSLVNVATFMAVAIGTAQVVAALGVTP
- a CDS encoding MBL fold metallo-hydrolase, whose translation is MDDTFPDPDADVASVAPETLKRRIDDGEPVTLLDVRATSEFEEWHIDGDSVEVVNVSYFELLEGVDDHLDRIPAGDPTVVVCAKGGSSEYVAGQLVDAGRDAVNLERGMQGWARLYEYHELAVDTDATVAQYQRPSSGCLAYMVVSDGEAAVVDPLRAFVHEYVQDARAMGAEVTYALDTHVHADHVSGARELAAETGARVVLPEPAVERGVEYDVDYETVADGDVLSIGDVEVDVLHTPGHTSGMTSYLVDGSVLLTGDGLFTESVARPDLEGADEEAARAAAGELHETLQSTVLSLDDDVLVAPAHFSDAATARADGTHTARLGDLVERMDALSMDRESFVEFILSDMPPRPANYEEIIATNLGRRDTADEEAFELELGPNNCAASSDAMTSD
- a CDS encoding sulfurtransferase TusA family protein — its product is MSTEYTVTETLDVKGESCPMPVVKTKGAIDDLSEGDVLEVLATDSGSVSDIAGWAEATDSVELLGQEEDADVFKHYVRRTA